In Sorghum bicolor cultivar BTx623 chromosome 8, Sorghum_bicolor_NCBIv3, whole genome shotgun sequence, one genomic interval encodes:
- the LOC8071470 gene encoding 2-methyl-6-phytyl-1,4-hydroquinone methyltransferase 2, chloroplastic, producing MAMASTYAPGGGAGALAPGKGRVRGPAGLGFLSPSKVGGLPRPLALAKRSPVAARLRCAASSSSPAAPAARPVTAPRFIQHKKEAFWFYRFLSIVYDHVINPGHWTEDMRDDALEPAELYSRHLKVVDVGGGTGFTTLGIVKHVNPEKVTLLDQSPHQLEKARQKEALKGVTIMEGDAEDLPFPTDSFDRYISAGSIEYWPDPQRGIKEAYRVLRFGGLACVIGPVYPTFWLSRFFADMWMLFPKEEEYIEWFTKAGFKDVKLKRIGPKWYRGVRRHGLIMGCSVTGVKRQSGDSPLELGPKAEDVSKPVNPITFFFRFLVGTICAAYYVLVPIYMWIKDQIVPKGMPI from the exons atggcgatggCCTCCACCTACGCGccaggcggcggcgcgggggcgCTCGCGCCGGGAAAGGGCAGGGTCCGCGGCCCCGCTGGGCTCGGCTTCCTCAGCCCATCCAAGGTCGGCGGCCTCCCCCGCCCTCTCGCCCTCGCCAAGCGGAGTCCCGTCGCGGCCAGGCTGCGGTGCGCGGCGTCGTCGTCCTCCCCCGCGGCCCCGGCGGCGCGGCCCGTCACGGCGCCGCGCTTCATCCAGCACAAGAAGGAGGCCTTCTGGTTCTACCGCTTCCTCTCCATCGTGTACGACCACGTCATCAACCCGGGCCACTGGACCGAGGACATGCGCGACGACGCGCTGGAGCCCGCCGAGCTCTACAGCCGCCACCTCAAGGtcgtcgacgtcggcggcggcaccGGCTTCACCACGCTCGGCATCGTCAAGCACGTCAACCCGGAGAAAGTCACGCTGCTCGACCAGTCCCCGCACCAGCTCGAGAAGGCGCGCCAGAAGGAGGCACTCAAGGGGGTCACCATCATGGAGGGCGACGCTGAGGACCTCCCGTTCCCCACCGACTCCTTCGACCGATACATCTCCGCCGGCAG CATCGAGTACTGGCCAGACCCACAGCGGGGGATCAAGGAAGCCTACAGGGTGTTGAGGTTTGGTGGGCTAGCTTGTGTGATTGGCCCAGTGTACCCAACCTTCTGGCTGTCCCGCTTCTTCGCCGACATGTGGATGCTCTTCCCCAAGGAGGAAGAGTACATCGAGTGGTTCACCAAGGCCGGGTTTAAGGATGTCAAGCTGAAAAGGATCGGACCAAAGTGGTACCGCGGTGTCCGAAGGCATGGCCTCATCATGGGTTGCTCTGTCACAGGCGTCAAGAGACAGAGCGGAGACTCTCCCTTAGAG CTTGGTCCCAAGGCGGAGGATGTCAGCAAGCCAGTGAATCCGATCACCTTCTTCTTTCGCTTCCTCGTAGGAACAATATGTGCTGCGTACTATGTTCTGGTGCCTATTTACATGTGGATAAAGGACCAGATCGTGCCAAAAGGCATGCCAATTTGA